The following coding sequences are from one Sesamum indicum cultivar Zhongzhi No. 13 linkage group LG11, S_indicum_v1.0, whole genome shotgun sequence window:
- the LOC105173616 gene encoding putative GATA transcription factor 22: MNINSSPSPSPTDQISDSIDHDHQFLQPFAPNQYHNQVVSSSPSSSASSSPIFFSSAQDHTGFYHHQLYHPHPQEDDSTTYGYRGGSSCDEMKNKVNSGLKLTLWKNKDEGLAKKDIPVKWMSTKMRVMQKMKNTDRISVSSFKQLLQPSSSMETDLSSNSSSYNSNSPIRVCADCNTTKTPLWRSGPKGPKSLCNACGIRQRKARRAMAAAAANGMVVANARPATLKIKVQHKEMKTTGKNVSGGLKKGCKIASAGSSSSSSSSKASRLEEFLINLSNNLAVHRVFPEDEKDAAILLMALSSGLVHG, from the exons ATGAACATAAACTCGTCCCCTTCGCCTTCTCCTACAGATCAAATCAGTGACAGTATCGATCATGATCATCAGTTCCTCCAGCCGTTTGCCCCGAATCAGTACCACAATCAAGTCGTTTCATCTTCCCCATCGTCTTCTGCCTCATCGTCTCCTATCTTCTTTAGTTCAGCTCAAGATCACACCGGATTCTATCATCACCAATTGTACCACCCTCACCCTCAAGAG GATGACAGTACTACTTACGGTTATCGCGGGGGATCATCGTGTGATGAGATGAAGAATAAGGTTAATAGTGGCCTGAAATTAACCCTCTGGAAGAACAAAGACGAAGGGCTAGCAAAGAAGGATATACCGGTGAAATGGATGTCTACGAAGATGAGGGTGATGCAGAAGATGAAGAACACGGATCGCATAAGTGTATCCTCATTCAAGCAGCTGCTGCAGCCATCCTCTTCTATGGAAACTGATCTAAGCAGCAACAGTTCCTCATACAACAGCAACAGCCCAATTAGGGTTTGTGCAGATTGCAACACCACCAAGACCCCCCTTTGGAGAAGTGGTCCCAAAGGCCCTaag TCGCTCTGCAACGCGTGCGGGATCAGGCAAAGGAAGGCGAGGCGGGCCatggctgctgctgctgccaACGGCATGGTGGTGGCCAATGCCAGGCCGGCTACATTGAAGATCAAGGTGCAACACAAAGAGATGAAGACAACGGGCAAAAATGTCAGTGGAGGCCTAAAGAAAGGCTGCAAAATTGCTTCAGCtggatcatcatcatcatcatcatcgtctAAAGCTAGTAGATTGGAGGAGTTCTTGATAAATTTGAGCAACAATTTGGCAGTACATAGAGTGTTTCCTGAAGATGAGAAGGATGCTGCCATCCTGCTAATGGCTCTATCTTCAGGCCTGGTTCATGGTTGA